One Helianthus annuus cultivar XRQ/B chromosome 12, HanXRQr2.0-SUNRISE, whole genome shotgun sequence genomic region harbors:
- the LOC110895273 gene encoding probable E3 ubiquitin-protein ligase XERICO gives MGLSPYSNPSDAGILCMILVQTAMSISFMKENLLSILHVLRVRMASWDEYSNQPATAEPFESREIPSRTYMEEFRSLIPTIRYDSLSCTAKQDCSVCLVEFKPDAEINRLSCGHVFHKSCVEKWLNYWNLTCPLCRDRMIAPKETQENTTSPM, from the coding sequence ATGGGTCTTTCACCATACTCAAACCCTTCAGATGCCGGAATCCTGTGTATGATTCTGGTTCAGACCGCCATGTCGATATCATTCATGAAGGAAAACCTGCTATCCATCCTGCACGTGCTCCGCGTGCGTATGGCATCATGGGACGAGTATTCCAACCAACCCGCCACCGCAGAACCATTTGAAAGCCGAGAAATCCCGTCAAGAACCTACATGGAGGAGTTCAGAAGCCTGATCCCAACAATCCGCTACGACTCCCTTTCGTGCACTGCCAAACAAGACTGCTCGGTTTGCTTGGTCGAGTTCAAACCCGATGCGGAGATAAACCGGCTTTCGTGTGGACATGTTTTCCATAAATCTTGCGTTGAGAAATGGTTAAACTACTGGAACTTAACCTGTCCTCTTTGTAGAGACCGCATGATCGCTCCGAAAGAGACCCAAGAAAACACTACTAGCCCGATGTGA